The DNA region CCACGCACTACTTGGTGATGGAGTACGTGGACGGGCTGGGGGCGGATGAGCTGCTGGCGCGTGTCGGCCCGCTGGCCCCGGCGGACGCTTGTGAGATTGTCCGCCAAGCGGCCCTGGGCCTGGAGTACATCGCCCAGCAAGGGATGGTGCACCGCGACATCAAGCCGTCGAACCTGATGTTGGCGCTCGCCCCCAGCCTGCTGCCGGGCGATCCGGCCAAAGCCACGGTCAAGATCCTCGACCTCGGCCTGGCGCTGTTGGTGGGGGACGACCAGCAGCGGCTGACGCAGCTCGACCAGGGCGCCATGGGGACGGGGCTCTACATGTCTCCCGAGCAGTGGCGGACGACCAGCGTCGATATCCGGGCAGACATCTACAGCCTCGGGTGCACGCTGCACCACCTGCTGACCGGCCGTCCGCCGTACGGCGACTCGGACCTGCGGCAGGAGATCGCCCACGAGCGTGAACCGACCCCCGACCTGTCGACGCTGCCGGGTGTTTCTCGCGAGCTGGCCGGCGTGCTGCAACAGATGATGGCCAAGCAGCCTGCGGACCGCTTCGCCCACCCGGCCGACATCGCCGCGGCGCTTGCGCCGCTGGCCGAGGGCGCCGACCTGGAGGGGCTGATCGAGCTGGCCCGCGGCGGCAGCGAGCCCTCGGGCCGGCGCGTGCACCCGGCCGGCGAGACGCACCCCCGCGGCCGCAGCGCCACGCCGGTAAGCACCCGCCCCAGCACACGGGCGCCGCTCTGGCGGCGACTGGCGTTGCCGGTAGGGTTGATTGCGTTGCTGGGAATGGCCGGCTGGTTGGCGGTGATCGACATGGGCCGGCGGCAGCAATCTATCGCGCAGCGGCAGCAGACGCTCGAGGTAGCCGCTGGGTTCGCGGCAGAGCAGCTTGCGATCGAGATCGATAGCCGCATCGGCGTGCTGACCAAGCTAAGCCGGAGCCCAGAGCTGCGAGAGGCGATGCTGGCGATCGCCGACGCGCCAGACAACGAAGCGTTGTGGGCGCCCGTGCAGCAGTGGATCGTGCAGCAGAAAGAGGAGTACGACAACGAGCTCCCCTCGGATAGTTGGTTTATCACCAACGCTGCGGGTCGGCAGGTCGCGCGCTCGCCGGAGGGGGAGAGCATCGGCCGCGAGTACGCCACCCGAGACTACTTCCACGGCTTAGGGACCAACGAGCCGGTCGGCGATGCGGCGCTCGTCCCGATCGAGGCGCCGCATCAGTCGGTGGTGTACGCCAGCACGAGCAGCCGGGGCGACCTGAAGGTGGCGTTCAGCGTGCCTATCTGGAACGGCGAGCGGATCACCGAGCGTCGCAAAGTGATCGGCGTGCTGGCGATGAGCCTCGACCTGGGCACGTTCCGCGTGTTGGAGAACACCAAGCGGCTGCCGCCGCCGCTCGAAGCGGTGCTGATCGACCTGCGCCCGGACGACCTCCCGAGCGGCGATCAGCGCGGCCTGCTGCTGCACCACCCGCAACTCAAGCAGTTCAACTCGGACGAGCAGCCGCTGCGGGTGCGGCCTGAGCTGATGGAACAGATCGAGGCGGCAGGGCGCAAGGAAGGCCGCCCGCTGGGACCGTATCCAGACCTCCTCAGGCGCCGGGGCGAGCCAAACTACCGCGCCGCGATGGAGCCGGTGATGGTCCGCTACTCCGAGTCGGACCCCGACACGCGGTGGTTGGTGCTAGTACAGGAGCCGGCCCAGTAGCTGGGAAAACAAAGCGTTTCGCGGCACGGGCCGGCGGCGTTGTGCGGGCGCCCGAAGGGTGGCGTCGGGAAAACCGAAAGATTCGTTAGATTTTCTCATCCGTGGATCGACGTGCTGCTGTACAACTAGCGATGAGCGTTGCCCCGGTCCGTCACAGGCTGGGGTTAGCGTTCGAAACTTATTTCCTCATTCCAAAGAATCCAGGGGAGTCTCATGCGTTTCAACCTAGCTCTCACCGTGGCCTTGGCCATGGCGGCGAGCAGCGCTCAGGCGGCGCTTCTTGTTGGCGTTACGAACACGAACGACCTTATCGAGTTTGATTCGACGAACCCGGCGCAGCTTACTTCTTCGCTGCCGCTGACCGGTCTCGGCCAGAACGAATTGATCCGCGGGATCGACTTCCGCCCCACCGACCAGCAGCTCTACGCGGTCGGCAGCAGTGGCAACATCTACACGGTGAACCGCGCCACCGGCGCCGCGACCGTCAAGTCGACCATTAGCGGCACGGTGCTCAACGGCTCTGCGTTCGGCGTCGACTTCAACCCGGTCGCGGACAAGGGCGGGGCCAGCAGCCTGCGGATTGTCAGCAACACCACCCAGAACCTGGCCGTGAACGCCGACACCGGCGTCGCCACGGTCGCGACGCCCGTTTCCTACGGCGGCGGTGCGGTGAACATCGTCGGCGAGGCCTACTCCAACTCCATCATCGGCGGCGTCGATGGCCCGCTGACCCCGGCCACCGGGACCACGGGCACGACGCAGTACGCGATCGATTCGGGCACGGACGGTCTTGTGTTGCAGGCCTTCAACGCCGGCACCCTGACGCCGGTTGGCTCCTTGGGGGTCAACACGACCGCGTCGGTCGGCTTCGACATCTTGTCGATCCCCGGCCTCGCCGGCATCACGAACATCGGTTACGCGTCGCTTGAAGTCGACGGCGCGCCCGGCAAGAGCATCCTGTACGAGATCAACCTGAGCACCGGCGCCGCGGTGTCGCTCGGTCAGATCGACGGCGGCATCCTGGTGCCGAACCTCACCGCCGAGCTGGTGATCGATCCCAACTCCGTGGTCCCCGAGCCCTCGTCCCTCGGCCTGGCCGGGCTGGCCCTGGCCGCGATCGCCCTGCGTAGCCGCAAGGCCCGCGTAGCGTAGCGAGCCAACGGAACCTAAGCTGCCCCAGCGGGCGCCGGTCGCGAACCGGCGCCCGCTTTTTCGTGTCAGGATCGTTGCCATAACGCCGGGGTCGGGGACGCCCCGGCTCGCACGCGGACCCGTGTGAGCCGGGGCGTCCCCGCCCCCGGCGCATCTGCCCACCACCATCGAGCCTCGACACCCTCCCCCCGCGAGCCCACGGATGAAGCCCGCAAGCGCAGACTACTCCTGGTGGGGCCGGCCCGCGGGGGGGCGTGAGGTGGCCGTGGTGGCCGCTCCGCTGGTCATCTCGAGCCTGTCGTGGACCGTGATGACCTTCGTTGATCGGGTCATGCTGAGCCACGTCTCCGGCCCCGCCATGACCGGGGCCTTCTCGGCCTCTACCGTGTGGTTCCTGCTGGTCTGCTTCCCGCTGGGGCTCTGCACCTACGCCAACACCTTTGTCTCGCAGTACTTCGGCGCGGGGCGGCTGGAGCGGATCGGCCCCGCGGCGTGGCAAGCGGTGTGGCTGGCGCTGGCCACCGGGCCGCTTTATCTGCTAGCGATCCCTGCCGCCAACGCGCTGTTCACCGCGGTAGGGCACAGCCCAGAGGTGGTGGCGAGCGAGGTCCCCTACTTCCAGGTGCTGTGCGTCGGCGCCCCCGCGATGTTGATCGCCCAGGCAGCCGCGTCGTTCTTCAGCGGCCGGGGCAAGACGCGCGTCGTGATGTACACCGACGCCGGGTTCGCCGGGCTGAACGTGGTGCTGGACTACGCCTGGATCTTCGGCCACTGGGGCTTCCCGGAGTGGGGCGTTGTCGGCGCCGGTTGGGCCACCGTGGTGAGCCTGTGGCTCAAGGCGGCTTGCTACGTGCTGCTGCTGCTCACGCGGCACAACCGCGAGAGGTTTGGCACCCTGCGCGGCATGCGGGTCGAGTGGCCGCTGCTGGGCCGGCTGCTGTGGTTCGGCACGCCGAGCGGTCTGCAGATGCTGCTCGATATGGCGGGCTTCACCGCGTTCATCCTGCTCGTGGGCAAGATCGGCCCCGCCGAGGCCGAGGCGACCAGCGTCGCCTTTAGCGTAAGCTCCGTGGCGTTCATGCCGGTGTGGGGGCTGAGCCTTGCGGTGGGCATCCTGGTGGGGCAGCGGCTGGGGGAAGACCGCGACGACCTGGCCGGCCGCGCCACGCTCACCAGCCTGGTGCTGGGGCTGGGCTACATGTCGATCATCTCGCTGCTCTACCTGTTCACGCCGGGGCTGTTCTTGGCCGGCTTTGGGGGCCCGTCCGACTCGCCGGAGTCGACCAGCCGGCTCGCGGCGGTGCTGCTGCGGTTCGTGGCCGCCTACAACCTGCTGGACGCCACGGCGATGGTCTTCGCCGCGGCCATCAAGGGCGCCGGCGACACGGGTTTCGTGCTGCGTGTGAGCGTGGTGCTCGCGACGCTGCTGATCGCGCTGAGCTGGCTGTCGGTCGAAGTGTGGCAGCTAGGCGTGTACGGCAGTTGGTCGCTGATCACGGTGTGGGTGTGGATTGTCGCCATCGCGTACGTGCTACGCTACCAGCAGGGCGCGTGGCGACGGATGCGCGTCATCGAGCCCCCGCCCCCCGACCTGGTGATGGCGACCGAGTAGCGCGACGAGCCGTTCGAAGTTATCGCGACGCGCAAAAAGAAACGCCGCCGCGACAAGGGGTCGCGACGGCGCTCTTGGGGGGCGTTGGGGTGCTACGCTAGCTGCGCGTCGCGGCAAGCGCCTTGCTCACGTCCTTGCGGAAGGCGTCCTTGTCCAGCTCCGGGTAATCGCTGGGGGTCACCTTCGGAGCGGCGCCTATGACGCGGGCCTCGGCGTTAATCATCACGCGGACATTCCCTTCACGGTCCATCTTGAAGTTGAGCGCCTCGAACGGCACGGCCGAGTACTTCTCGCCGATGCCCAGCGTGGCTCCGTCGCCGATGATCGCGTACTTCGCCTGGTGATCGGCGGCGTCGACAATCAAGGCCTCAAGCGTTCCGCACTCTTCCTCCGAATCGCAATACACGGCCGCGTCGGTCAGCTTGCTGGCGCACATCATGTCGTCGCGGCTAGCGAAGGTTTCCGCCGCGTCGGCGCCATAAAACCGGTTGTTGCGGTCGACAAACGACGCCACGGTGACGTCTTCGTAACCTTCAAGCGACACCTCCGGCGCGGCTTCGAGCTGCTCGGCGGTCTTGTCGATCTTCACGCTGCAATTCTTCTCGCCGTCTACCATCCGGCACTCGCAGTTGAGCGCGTTGACAGGGATGGCGATCGAGTTGCCGCCGAGGCCCAGCGTGGCCCCGACCGTGGCGATGGCGTACACACCCTTTCCGTCCTTGGTCATCACAACGTCGCTGATCGTCGCGACCGATGGGTTGTCCGGCCCGTTGCCGATGATCTCGGCGCCCACGATCTTGTTGCTAGAGATCAGGGCGTGCATCTGCTTGGCGTGGTTCGGCTTTATGGCGGCCGGCTTCTTGGCGGCGGCCGTGGCGTCTGCCGCGGCGGCCGGGCTAGCCGGGCCGATCAGCGGAAGGCACAGCAGTGCCGCTGTCAGTGCGGTGGTCAGTAAGCGGGTCATCACAAACTCCTTGCTTGGGGGAAACGAAGAACATGTCTGCTACGGGGCGTACGCCGCCCCTCGGCGGTGTGAGCGTGTCTGCCCTGGCCGGCTCGCGCTGGGTCCGAAGCCGCCACGCGAACGACGCCACGTCGAATCGATGACGCGGCCTGTGTTCAATCACGACGTATCGCATGACTAGCTCCGGTTCGGCGGGCTTGCTGGGGCGTAGCGGCGGATGGGGTGGGCATCTCGCCGACGCACCCACCGGATGCACATGCCGCGCCGAAACCGCTCGAACCGTGAATCGCCCCGTTTTCAACGCATCGAGGGCCGCACACCGACATCGGGGTGGTCGCGCGCGGGCTCGACTGGTTAGAGGTCGGCCAATCGGCCGCCTGGAGAGGTCGCGGCGGTTGCCGGCCGATCAACGGGGCCGGTGGTTGCCCGCGCCGGTTGCGGACCGCCCCGCCGAGGGGGGCGGGCCCCGTTGGCTGCTTTCTGGGGGAAACCGCTGCTACTGCGGCCGGGCCAGCACCATCAGCCGGTAGGGCTCCAGCGTCAGGCTCTGGGCCGCGAAGATCGCGTCCCCATCGACCATGTCGATCACCGTCTTGCGCAGGCCCAGCGTGCGTAGCCGGCGGCCCTCGATCTCTTGCGGGTGGTCGTCGAAGTTGGCCAGCACCAGCACGCCGTGCTCGCCGTGGCTGCGGAAGTAGCCCAGCAGGTGATCGTTGCCGGTCTCAACAAGCTGTGTGTTCGACGAGTTGAACGCCGGGTGCTGCTTGCGGAGCTGGATGAACCGCAGCAGCCCCTGGAACACCCGCCCGGGGATCGTGTCGGTGTCGTGCCGCTGTTCGGCGCGGTCCCAGTCGAACCGCGGCCGGTGGACCCAGCGCGAGTCCGACGATCGCTCTGGGTCTTGCTGGAACGAATAATCGTTCAGCATCGCGATCTCGTCTCCCAGGTAGATCAGCGGGATGCCCCCCAGCGTCAGGATCACGCCGTGCATCAACAAGATCCGCCGCACCGCATGGTCGATCTCCTTGGGGTCGTCCAGCTCCAACGCGCGTTCCAGCCCGCACAGCGAGGCGCACGCGCCGGACACCCGGCCGTCTCCCGTGGCGGGGTTGAGCTGGAACGGCAGGCCGCGGGCGAACGTGCCGGGGTGAATCCCTGTGTAGAAGCGGGTGAGGAACCGGCGGTGCTCGTCCGGGTCGAAGCCCGAGGCGAGGATGTCTGTGTTGCTGAACGCCCAGCCGATGTCGTCGTGGCAGCGGATGTAGTTCACCCACTGGCAGTCCTCGGGGATCGTCAACCGGCGTTCCAGCGCGTTGTGCAGCACCGCGGTCTTGCGCGTCGCCAGCGAGTCCCACATCAGCGCCATCAGCTCCGGGTTGTAGGAGAGCTGGCACTCGTCGTGGTGGATGTAGCGGCGCACCTCGTCCGGGTGGACGATCGCCTCGCTCTTGATCACCGACGCGGGCGCCACGATCTTCAGCGCCGCGCTCATCGCCCGGATCACCCAGTGGGCGCCCGGCAGGTTCTGGCTGTCGGTGCCGATCTCTTTCCAGAGGAAGGCCACCGCGTCGAACCGCAGCACCTCGACCCCCTGGTTGGCCAGGAACAACATCTCCCCCAGCATGCGGTCCAGCAGCTTGGGGTTCTGGTAGTTCAGGTCCCACTGGTAGTTGTGGAAGGTGGTCCACACCCAGCGGCCCATGTCGTTGCGGTAGATGAATGAGCCGGCGTGGTCGTCGGGGAACACGTCCGCCATCGATCGCTCGTAGGCGTCCGGCAGCTCGCGGTCGGGGAACAGGCGGTAGTAGCCCTGGTGCTCGGGGTCGCCCGCGGCGGCGCGGCGGGCCCACGGGTGCTCGTCGCTGGTGTGGTTGAGCACGAAGTCCACCACCAGCGAGATGCCGTGGTGGCGGAGCTGCGTTGACAGCTCGCGGAGTTGGGCCATCGTCCCCAGCGCCTCGTCTACCTCGCGGTAGCTGCTTACCGCGTAGCCGCCGTCGTTGTCTCCCTCGGGGGAGCGGAACAGCGGCATCAGGTGCAGGTAGGTCACCCCCAGCTCTACCAGGTAGGGGATCCGCTCGCGCAGCCCCGCCAGGTCGTCCGCGAACAAGTCGACGTAGCAGGCCGCCCCCAGGATGCGGCTCGACTGGTACCAGCGCGGGTCGGTCTCGCGCAGCGCGTCTAGCGCTTGCAGCTCGCCGTCGCGCTCCAGCCACGCCTGCGTCACCGTGGTGAGGATGTCTTCCAGGTGGAACAGGAAGTCGTAGTGGCTGCCGTACAGCAGGTGGAGGTACAGGAACAGCTTGGGGAAGTGCTCCTCCAGCCGCCGCGTGAACGCGTCCCACGCCTCGGGCTCGATCTGGTCGTGCACCCGCGCCTCGACCCTGGGAAGCAGCCGGCGGAGCGACTCCGCGGCGCGTCGACGGATCTCGGGGTCGGCGTCCGGAAGCGGGGTCGTGGGGTGCTGAATCATGCGGTGGGGGTCTTAGGCGGGAACGGTTCGGGGGGCCCAATAACCTAGCACGCCGCGGCACGCGGCGACGGCGGTCGGTCGACCTGTGAGGCTTATAACAGTATGGTGAAGCAGCGGTGGCGCACAAACCGGGGCCGCTGCACGCGGCTGCCGCTGGGTCCGGCCCCTGGAGTTGTCCGCTGGGGTCGGCCCGCTCGGCACGCGGTTTGCGGCCTTCTTTCCCGTTTCGGCGTTGGAGGCTTCTTTTGTACTTGCAACTAGTCAGCATCCACGGCTTGGTCCGTGGGACGAACGTTGAGATGGGACGCGACGCCGACACCGGCGGCCAGATCCGCTACGTGCTGGAACTGGCGCGGAAGCTCGCCGAGCAGCCGGGCGTCGACGCGGTCGACCTGTTCACCCGGCGGATCCGCGACCGGCGCTTCTCCGAAGACTACTCGCAAGACACCGAGTCGATCTCCAGCAACTGCCGCATCGTCCGGCTCCCCTGCGGCGGCGGGCGGTACGTCCGCAAGGAGCGGCTCTGGCCCATGCTGGACGAGTTTGTCGACGGCATGATCGCCTTCACCCGCCGCCAGGGGCGCCAGCCCACGCTGGTGCACGGCCACTACGCAGACGGCGGCTACGTGGCCCGCGAGGTGGCCGACGCGTTCGACGCGCCGTTTGTGTTCACCGGGCACTCGCTCGGCAAGCCCAAGCTGGAGTACCTGCTGCGCGAGGGCTGGACCCCAGAGCGGGCCGACGACGAGCTGGCCATGGGCCACCGCATCCGCGTCGAACAAGAATGCCTCGACGCGGCCGACCTGGTGGTCTGCAGCACACGCCACGAACGCGACCACGGCTACGGCCAGTACGCCAAGGACGACAGCCTGCCGATCCGGGTCATCCCGCCGGGGACCGACCTCGACCGCTTCTTCCCCTACTACGACTACGAGATCGACTCCGCCCACATCGACGAGTCGTACAAGCAGTCGCGCATGGGGATGCAGAACGAGCTGGGGCGGTTCTACTCCCACCCGGAGAAGCCGCTGATCCTGGCGCTCTGCCGACCCGACCGCCGCAAGAACATCGGCGCGTTGATGAAGGCCTACGGCGAGAGCGCGCAGCTCAAGGCCATCGCCAACCTGGCCATCTTCGCCGGCATCCGCACCGACATCGAGCAGATGCCCGAGAACGAGCAACGCGTCCTCACCGACCTGCTGCTGGCCATGGACCGCTACAACCTGTACGGCAAGCTCGCCATCCCCAAGCACCACGACTCCGAGTACGACGTGCCGGAGCTGTACCGCCTGGCGGCCAGCTCGCGCGGCGTGTTCGTGAACACCGCGTTTGTCGAGCTGTTCGGCCTCACCGCCATTGAGGCGGGCGCCACGGGGCTGCCGTTTGTCGCCACCCAGAACGGCGGGCCGCAAGACATCTACGAGAACTGCCACAGCGGCCGGCTGGTCGACGTGAACGAGCAGGACGAGATCACCGCCGCCATCTCCGAGCTGCTGACCGACCCCCAGGCCTGGAACGTCGCCTCGAACAACGGCATCAACCGCGTCCGCGAGCTCTACACCTGGCAGGCCCACTCCGAGCAGTTCCTGGCCGCCGTCCAGGAGCTGGCGCCCGAGAGCGGCCGCGGCGCCGCGCCCTTCAAGGCGCCCCCCACCGGCAAACGCCTCGCCTCGGTCGAACGGCTGCTGATCACCGACATCGACAACACGCTGCTGGGCGACGACGCGGCGCTCCAACAGCTCAAGGAGCTGCTGGCCGAGAACCACGACCGGCTCGGGTTCGGCGTCGCCAGCGGCCG from Pirellulimonas nuda includes:
- a CDS encoding HAD-IIB family hydrolase, encoding MYLQLVSIHGLVRGTNVEMGRDADTGGQIRYVLELARKLAEQPGVDAVDLFTRRIRDRRFSEDYSQDTESISSNCRIVRLPCGGGRYVRKERLWPMLDEFVDGMIAFTRRQGRQPTLVHGHYADGGYVAREVADAFDAPFVFTGHSLGKPKLEYLLREGWTPERADDELAMGHRIRVEQECLDAADLVVCSTRHERDHGYGQYAKDDSLPIRVIPPGTDLDRFFPYYDYEIDSAHIDESYKQSRMGMQNELGRFYSHPEKPLILALCRPDRRKNIGALMKAYGESAQLKAIANLAIFAGIRTDIEQMPENEQRVLTDLLLAMDRYNLYGKLAIPKHHDSEYDVPELYRLAASSRGVFVNTAFVELFGLTAIEAGATGLPFVATQNGGPQDIYENCHSGRLVDVNEQDEITAAISELLTDPQAWNVASNNGINRVRELYTWQAHSEQFLAAVQELAPESGRGAAPFKAPPTGKRLASVERLLITDIDNTLLGDDAALQQLKELLAENHDRLGFGVASGRSLELCMEVLEEYGLQNLDLIISSVGAEVYYGGEASPDKGWATQLRAKWRPDRIHDRLDKLGFLTLQDRDFAQREFKISYDVTGDIPVEEAEKQIRAALADAKAPSSVIISHGAFVDVLPHRASKGKAIRRLAAKWNLSLGHIATAGDSGNDADMLAGQTAGIVVGNHSPELAHLKDLPGTRVYFAKAHCAAGIIEGLHHYGFVGADVGATAAT
- a CDS encoding PRC-barrel domain-containing protein; this encodes MTRLLTTALTAALLCLPLIGPASPAAAADATAAAKKPAAIKPNHAKQMHALISSNKIVGAEIIGNGPDNPSVATISDVVMTKDGKGVYAIATVGATLGLGGNSIAIPVNALNCECRMVDGEKNCSVKIDKTAEQLEAAPEVSLEGYEDVTVASFVDRNNRFYGADAAETFASRDDMMCASKLTDAAVYCDSEEECGTLEALIVDAADHQAKYAIIGDGATLGIGEKYSAVPFEALNFKMDREGNVRVMINAEARVIGAAPKVTPSDYPELDKDAFRKDVSKALAATRS
- a CDS encoding protein kinase domain-containing protein: MSGLRTFLFTDIVSSVDLKSQMAGSSTIERDEAYVATILTPHRERMDAGLAELGGRVVSTAGDGHFLVFGDTARAARWAIAVQRSHASQPIRAPGGQAVQVRMSLHVGVPQPDPSDPNNFIGKAVDYAARLCDYASGGQVLASRAAVAILEDAGLADVHFHRHEDRQLKGIGRVEVHELLYDRTSPRRPRQSPSDPSEKPREWTVLPPTEGLTAWGGARPPVGADSSTHLASPSKTLPMVRRVGNYQLEALLGAGGMGNVYRARHTQFGRTRAVKVIKPHLVEGGREDVVRRFYQEIRAIGALEHPNIVVAIDSSAPEDATHYLVMEYVDGLGADELLARVGPLAPADACEIVRQAALGLEYIAQQGMVHRDIKPSNLMLALAPSLLPGDPAKATVKILDLGLALLVGDDQQRLTQLDQGAMGTGLYMSPEQWRTTSVDIRADIYSLGCTLHHLLTGRPPYGDSDLRQEIAHEREPTPDLSTLPGVSRELAGVLQQMMAKQPADRFAHPADIAAALAPLAEGADLEGLIELARGGSEPSGRRVHPAGETHPRGRSATPVSTRPSTRAPLWRRLALPVGLIALLGMAGWLAVIDMGRRQQSIAQRQQTLEVAAGFAAEQLAIEIDSRIGVLTKLSRSPELREAMLAIADAPDNEALWAPVQQWIVQQKEEYDNELPSDSWFITNAAGRQVARSPEGESIGREYATRDYFHGLGTNEPVGDAALVPIEAPHQSVVYASTSSRGDLKVAFSVPIWNGERITERRKVIGVLAMSLDLGTFRVLENTKRLPPPLEAVLIDLRPDDLPSGDQRGLLLHHPQLKQFNSDEQPLRVRPELMEQIEAAGRKEGRPLGPYPDLLRRRGEPNYRAAMEPVMVRYSESDPDTRWLVLVQEPAQ
- a CDS encoding amylosucrase, whose amino-acid sequence is MIQHPTTPLPDADPEIRRRAAESLRRLLPRVEARVHDQIEPEAWDAFTRRLEEHFPKLFLYLHLLYGSHYDFLFHLEDILTTVTQAWLERDGELQALDALRETDPRWYQSSRILGAACYVDLFADDLAGLRERIPYLVELGVTYLHLMPLFRSPEGDNDGGYAVSSYREVDEALGTMAQLRELSTQLRHHGISLVVDFVLNHTSDEHPWARRAAAGDPEHQGYYRLFPDRELPDAYERSMADVFPDDHAGSFIYRNDMGRWVWTTFHNYQWDLNYQNPKLLDRMLGEMLFLANQGVEVLRFDAVAFLWKEIGTDSQNLPGAHWVIRAMSAALKIVAPASVIKSEAIVHPDEVRRYIHHDECQLSYNPELMALMWDSLATRKTAVLHNALERRLTIPEDCQWVNYIRCHDDIGWAFSNTDILASGFDPDEHRRFLTRFYTGIHPGTFARGLPFQLNPATGDGRVSGACASLCGLERALELDDPKEIDHAVRRILLMHGVILTLGGIPLIYLGDEIAMLNDYSFQQDPERSSDSRWVHRPRFDWDRAEQRHDTDTIPGRVFQGLLRFIQLRKQHPAFNSSNTQLVETGNDHLLGYFRSHGEHGVLVLANFDDHPQEIEGRRLRTLGLRKTVIDMVDGDAIFAAQSLTLEPYRLMVLARPQ
- a CDS encoding DUF4394 domain-containing protein codes for the protein MRFNLALTVALAMAASSAQAALLVGVTNTNDLIEFDSTNPAQLTSSLPLTGLGQNELIRGIDFRPTDQQLYAVGSSGNIYTVNRATGAATVKSTISGTVLNGSAFGVDFNPVADKGGASSLRIVSNTTQNLAVNADTGVATVATPVSYGGGAVNIVGEAYSNSIIGGVDGPLTPATGTTGTTQYAIDSGTDGLVLQAFNAGTLTPVGSLGVNTTASVGFDILSIPGLAGITNIGYASLEVDGAPGKSILYEINLSTGAAVSLGQIDGGILVPNLTAELVIDPNSVVPEPSSLGLAGLALAAIALRSRKARVA
- a CDS encoding MATE family efflux transporter, whose product is MKPASADYSWWGRPAGGREVAVVAAPLVISSLSWTVMTFVDRVMLSHVSGPAMTGAFSASTVWFLLVCFPLGLCTYANTFVSQYFGAGRLERIGPAAWQAVWLALATGPLYLLAIPAANALFTAVGHSPEVVASEVPYFQVLCVGAPAMLIAQAAASFFSGRGKTRVVMYTDAGFAGLNVVLDYAWIFGHWGFPEWGVVGAGWATVVSLWLKAACYVLLLLTRHNRERFGTLRGMRVEWPLLGRLLWFGTPSGLQMLLDMAGFTAFILLVGKIGPAEAEATSVAFSVSSVAFMPVWGLSLAVGILVGQRLGEDRDDLAGRATLTSLVLGLGYMSIISLLYLFTPGLFLAGFGGPSDSPESTSRLAAVLLRFVAAYNLLDATAMVFAAAIKGAGDTGFVLRVSVVLATLLIALSWLSVEVWQLGVYGSWSLITVWVWIVAIAYVLRYQQGAWRRMRVIEPPPPDLVMATE